TGGCTGACCTCTGCCTTGAGACGACCCAGGATGGTGTCGTACTTCAGCAGGTGAGCCGTGGTCGCGGTGTCACCCAGGTCGTTGACAGCCACGATCTCGATGTCCGCACCCTGCTCCAGCAGCGCGCGGAAGTAGTTACGACCGATGCGGCCAAAGCCGTTGATGCCTACGCGGATCGTCACGAACCGATCTCCTCGTATAGGTACGCCGGTTTTCGACGCCGGCGAGTTGTATAGGGATGTCCCCGACCGCCTCCGACCCTACCCCTCCAAGGGCTCCGGGGTGACATCGAGAGGGGCCGTACGCGCCACCGGAATACGCGGGGAGGTCCGTACTCCCCAGTAGGGTCACGGGCCTCCCTCCACGCTTCAGGACGTTGGTCCCTGCGGCCGGGGACCAACGTCCTGTGTTCTGAGCCGAGTCGGCGGGCCGGCTCGGCTCAGCCGACCAGGCCGTCCGCCAGCTCCTCGCTGAGCGTGGCCTCCGTGCCGGGGATACCGAGATCCTGGGCGCGCTTGTCGGCCATGGCCAGCAGGCGGCGGATCCGGCCGGCGACGGCGTCCTTGGTCAGCGGCGGGTCGGCGAGCGCTCCCAGCTCCTCCAGCGAGGCCTGCTTGTGCTCCATGCGCAGCCGGCCGGCCGCCGCGAGGTGCTCGGGGACCTCGTCGGCGAGGATCTCCAGCGCGCGCCCCACCCGGGCCCCGGCGGCGACCGCCGCGCGGGCCGAGCGGCGCAGGTTCGCGTCGTCGAAGTTGGCGAGCCGGTTGGCCGTGGCGCGGACCTCGCGCCGCATCCGGCGCTCCTCCCAGGCCAGCACCGATTCATGGGCGCCGAGCCGGGTGAGCAGGGCGCCGATGGCGTCACCGTCGCGGACGACGACCCGGTCCACGCCGCGGACCTCGCGGGCCTTGGCGGCGATGGAGAGCCGGCGGGCCGCCCCGACCAGGGCGAGGGCCGCCTCCGGGCCCGGGCAGGTGACCTCCAGCGAGGAGGAGCGGCCGGGCTCGGTGAGCGAGCCGTGCGCGAGGAACGCCCCCCGCCAGGCGGCCTCGGCGTCGCAGGTGGCCCCCGAGACCACCTGCGGGGGCAGCCCGCGGATGGGGCGGCCGCGGCCGTCCACCAGCCCGGTCTGGCGGGCCAGCTGGTCGCCGCCCGCCACCACCCGTACGACATAGCGCGAGCCGCGCCGCAGCCCGCCGGGGGCCATCACGATCAGCTCCGAGCTGTGCCCGAAGATCTCGAGGATGTCGCGCTTGAGCCGGCGCGCCGCCATCGCGGTGTCCAGCTCCGCCTCGATCACAATCCGGCCGCTCACCAGGTGCAGCCCGCCCGCGAACCGAAGAATCGCCGAGACCTCTGCCTTCCTGCAGCAGGTCCGGGTGACGGGAAGCCGAGAGATTTCGTCCTTCACCGCTGGCGTCATCGCCATGGGCCGATCCTTCCATGCATCCGAAAAATACGGTCGTACGCGGCGGCCAACAGCTCCTGATCATGGACCGGAACGCCGTCGGGCGATGCCACCGGCGCCAGCTCGACCGCGGCTCCGAGCCGTTGTGCGGCATCGGCGAGGGATTCGCGGTCGGGCACGGCTGCCTCGTCGGCCAGCACCACGTCCAAAGCGAGTTTAGGGGCGTGTCGTCCCAAAACCTCCAAATGACGCTGCGGTGAGAACCCCTCTGTTTCACCGGGCTGTGGTGCGAGATTCAACGACAGGACCTTGCGGGCCTTCGTGGTGACGAGTGCGTCGAGGAGTTCGGGCACCAGCAGATGCGGGATCACCGAGGAGAACCAGGAGCCCGGGCCGAGCACCACCCAGTCCGCGTCCAGGACCGCCTCGACGGCCTCCGGGACGGCCGGCGGGTCGGGCGGGACGACATGCACGGACTGGACCTCGCCCGGGGTGAGCGCGACGGTGGCCTGGCCCCGGACGGTGACGATCGCGTCGGGCAGCTGGGGGTCGTGGCCCTTGACCAGCGCCTGGAGCTCCAGCGGCACGGCGGACATGGGCAGCACCCGTCCGTTCGCCCCGAGCAGCTTGCCGACCAGGTCGAGGGCCTGGACATGGTCGCCGAGCTGCTCCCACAGGGCCACGATCAGCAGATTGCCGACCGCGTGTCCGTGCAGGTCGCCCTTGGACTCGAAGCGGTGCTGGACGACCCGGGACCAGGTACGGCCCCAGTCGTCGTCCCCGCAGAGCGCGGCGAGGGCCTTGCGCAGGTCCCCGGGCGGCAGGACACCCAGCTCCTCGCGGAGCCGGCCGCTGGAGCCGCCGTCGTCGGCGACGGTGACCACGGCCGTGAGGTCGCCGGTGATCCGGCGCAGCGCCGCCAGGGACGCCGAGAGGCCCATGCCGCCGCCGAGGGCGACGACCTTGGGCTGTGCACCGCGTTTGCGGCCGGAGAGCGCCGATGTGGCACGGCTCAGCCGCCGCATCCGCAGATTGCGACCGGTCACTCTCGCCCCATGTCCCGGTGGACGAGCACGGTCTCGATGCCTTCGGCGGCGAGGCGGGCCGAGAGCTTCTCCGACATGGCGACGGAGCGGTGCTTGCCGCCCGTGCAGCCCACGGCGATGGTCACGTACCGCTTGCCCTCGCGGCGGTAGCCGGCGGCGATCAGCTGGAGCAGCTCCGTGTACTGGTTGAGGAACTCCTTGGCCCCCGGCTGGTCGAAGACGTAACCGGAGACCTCCTCGTTGAGGCCGGTGAAGGGGCGCAGCTCCGGGACCCAGTGCGGGTTGGGCAGGAAGCGGCAGTCGACGACCAGGTCGGCGTCGACGGGCAGGCCGTACTTGTAGCCGAAGGACATCACCGTGGCGCGCAGCTCCGGCTCCGACTCGCCCGCGAACTGGGCGTCCATCTTGGCCCGCAGCTCGTGCACGTTGAGGCTGGAGGTGTCGATGACCAGGTCGGCGTCGCCGCGCAGCTCGCGCAGCAGGTCGCGCTCGGCGGCGATGCCGTCGACGATGCGGCCGTCGCCCTGGAGGGGGTGCGGGCGGCGGACGGACTCGAAGCGGCGCACCAGGGCGTCGTCGGAGGACTCCAGGAAGACGATCCGCCGGGTGACGTGCTTGGCCTCCAGGTCGGCGAGGGATTCGCGGAGGTTGTCGAAGAAGCGCCGGCCGCGCACGTCGACGACGACGGCGATCCGCGCCACGTTGCCCTGGGAGCGGGCGCCCAGCTCCACCATGGTGGGGATCAGCGCGGGCGGCAGGTTGTCGACGACGAACCAGCCGAGGTCCTCCAGACACTTGGCGGCGGTGCTGCGTCCGGCGCCGGACATGCCGGAGATGATCACCAGCTCGGGGATGGCCGGCGCCACTGCCTCGCCCGTCTCGTTCGTGGTGTTCGTACTCACGTCTGCTCCGTCTGCTCGGTCTGTTCGGTGGTGCTGCTGGTCGCCGGGGCGGGCGCCGAGGCCCTGGCGGGCGGCCCGGCCGGTGTGCTCGGTCATGACGTGCCCCCGTCGTCCTCATCCATGATCTCTCCTGTGGCCGTGTTCACGGCAGGGGTCGCGGGAGCGGCCGAGGCGAGGGCGGCCGCCACCGCTTCGGCCGTCCGGCGCCCTATCCCGGGGACCTCGCAGATCTCTTCGATTGTCGCCTGCCGGAGCTTCTTCACGGAGCCGAAATGCTTGATCAGGGCCTGCTTGCGGGTCTCGCCCAGGCCCGTCACGTCGTCCAGGGGGCTGGAGCGGATGCGCTTGGCCCGCTTGGCGCGCTGGTAGGTGATGGCGAAGCGGTGGGCCTCGTCCCGGACGCGCTGGAGGAGGTAGAGGCCCTCGCTGGAGCGGGGCAGGACGACGGGTTCGTCGTCATCGGGGAGCCAGACCTCCTCCAGCCGCTTGGCCAGGCCGCAGACGGCGATGTCGTCGATGCCCAGCTCGTCCAGGGCGCGCTGGGCGGCGGCGACCTGGGGCTGCCCGCCGTCGACGACG
This DNA window, taken from Streptomyces griseus subsp. griseus, encodes the following:
- a CDS encoding gluconeogenesis factor YvcK family protein — its product is MTGRNLRMRRLSRATSALSGRKRGAQPKVVALGGGMGLSASLAALRRITGDLTAVVTVADDGGSSGRLREELGVLPPGDLRKALAALCGDDDWGRTWSRVVQHRFESKGDLHGHAVGNLLIVALWEQLGDHVQALDLVGKLLGANGRVLPMSAVPLELQALVKGHDPQLPDAIVTVRGQATVALTPGEVQSVHVVPPDPPAVPEAVEAVLDADWVVLGPGSWFSSVIPHLLVPELLDALVTTKARKVLSLNLAPQPGETEGFSPQRHLEVLGRHAPKLALDVVLADEAAVPDRESLADAAQRLGAAVELAPVASPDGVPVHDQELLAAAYDRIFRMHGRIGPWR
- the whiA gene encoding DNA-binding protein WhiA gives rise to the protein MAMTPAVKDEISRLPVTRTCCRKAEVSAILRFAGGLHLVSGRIVIEAELDTAMAARRLKRDILEIFGHSSELIVMAPGGLRRGSRYVVRVVAGGDQLARQTGLVDGRGRPIRGLPPQVVSGATCDAEAAWRGAFLAHGSLTEPGRSSSLEVTCPGPEAALALVGAARRLSIAAKAREVRGVDRVVVRDGDAIGALLTRLGAHESVLAWEERRMRREVRATANRLANFDDANLRRSARAAVAAGARVGRALEILADEVPEHLAAAGRLRMEHKQASLEELGALADPPLTKDAVAGRIRRLLAMADKRAQDLGIPGTEATLSEELADGLVG
- the rapZ gene encoding RNase adapter RapZ, giving the protein MTEHTGRAARQGLGARPGDQQHHRTDRADGADVSTNTTNETGEAVAPAIPELVIISGMSGAGRSTAAKCLEDLGWFVVDNLPPALIPTMVELGARSQGNVARIAVVVDVRGRRFFDNLRESLADLEAKHVTRRIVFLESSDDALVRRFESVRRPHPLQGDGRIVDGIAAERDLLRELRGDADLVIDTSSLNVHELRAKMDAQFAGESEPELRATVMSFGYKYGLPVDADLVVDCRFLPNPHWVPELRPFTGLNEEVSGYVFDQPGAKEFLNQYTELLQLIAAGYRREGKRYVTIAVGCTGGKHRSVAMSEKLSARLAAEGIETVLVHRDMGRE